One genomic region from Natrinema caseinilyticum encodes:
- a CDS encoding tubulin/FtsZ family protein has product MKLAMIGFGQAGGKIVDRFLEYDDRTNSGIVRAAIAVNSAKADLIGLDNIPQENRVLIGQARVKGHGVGADNELGAEVAEEDIDEVQNAIDSIPTHEVDAFLIVAGMGGGTGSGGAPVLAKHLKRIYTIPVYGLGVLPGTDEGGIYTLNAARSFQTFVREVDNLLVFDNDSWRQTGESVEGGYDQINEEIVRRFGILFGAGEVGDGQEVAESVVDSSEIINTLSGGGVSTVGFASEEVELNTGGGLLSRFTGDTGGDDNLDAANTTNRITSLVRKAALGRLTLPCEVEGTERALLVLSGPSEYLNRKGIERGRKWLEEETGSMEVRGGDFPRGEPEVAAAILLSGVTNVPRIKRLQQVAIEAQDNIDDIQRESEENLEELVEDDEDELEPLF; this is encoded by the coding sequence ATGAAGCTGGCGATGATCGGATTCGGGCAGGCCGGTGGCAAAATCGTCGATCGATTCCTCGAGTACGACGATCGGACGAACAGCGGAATCGTCCGCGCGGCGATCGCCGTCAACTCCGCGAAAGCGGATCTCATCGGCCTCGATAATATTCCACAGGAGAATCGCGTACTCATCGGCCAGGCCCGCGTGAAGGGCCACGGTGTCGGTGCTGACAACGAACTCGGCGCGGAAGTCGCCGAAGAGGACATCGACGAGGTGCAAAACGCCATCGACTCGATTCCGACCCACGAGGTCGACGCCTTTCTGATCGTCGCCGGCATGGGCGGCGGCACCGGTTCGGGCGGTGCGCCCGTCCTCGCAAAGCACCTCAAACGGATCTACACGATCCCCGTCTACGGGCTCGGCGTCCTCCCTGGCACGGACGAAGGGGGCATCTACACGCTTAACGCGGCTCGTTCGTTCCAGACGTTCGTCCGCGAGGTCGACAACCTGCTCGTCTTCGATAACGACTCCTGGCGACAAACCGGCGAATCCGTCGAGGGCGGCTACGATCAGATCAACGAAGAGATCGTTCGGCGGTTCGGCATTCTCTTCGGCGCCGGCGAGGTCGGCGACGGGCAGGAAGTGGCCGAAAGCGTCGTCGACTCCTCGGAGATCATCAACACGCTCTCCGGCGGTGGTGTCTCCACCGTCGGCTTCGCCTCGGAGGAGGTCGAACTCAACACGGGTGGCGGGCTCCTCTCGCGGTTTACCGGCGATACCGGCGGAGACGACAACCTGGACGCCGCAAACACGACGAACCGCATCACGAGCCTCGTCCGCAAGGCCGCGCTCGGCCGGCTGACGCTCCCGTGTGAGGTCGAAGGCACCGAACGCGCCCTGCTCGTCCTCTCCGGTCCCTCGGAATACCTGAACCGGAAAGGTATCGAACGCGGACGGAAGTGGCTCGAGGAGGAAACCGGGAGTATGGAGGTCCGCGGCGGTGACTTCCCTCGGGGCGAACCGGAGGTCGCCGCGGCGATTTTGCTCTCGGGCGTGACGAACGTTCCCCGAATCAAGCGCCTGCAGCAGGTCGCGATCGAAGCACAGGACAACATCGACGACATTCAACGGGAGAGCGAGGAGAACCTCGAGGAACTGGTCGAAGACGACGAGGACGAACTCGAACCGCTCTTCTAG
- a CDS encoding complex I NDUFA9 subunit family protein, whose protein sequence is MKILVAGGTGFIGTNLCAELAERGHEVTALSRSPADDLPAGVDSAMGDVGAYDSIVETVADHDAVVNLVSLSPLYQPPRGKTHDAVHLGGTENLVRAAEAGDVDRFLQMSGLGADPNATTAFLRAKGKAEEVVRDSSLEWTIVRPSVVFGEGAEFTNFTKTVTTPRVTALPGGGETRFQPIWVGDLVPLLATVLEDDAHVGETYEVAGPQVLSLADVTELVYEAEGKDVTIVPVPMAVSKLGLAAVGPVPFVPFGPDQARSLEVDNTVSDNDVTAFGRDPAELLTLGEQLGLDPSSADERPVQTT, encoded by the coding sequence ATGAAGATCCTCGTCGCCGGCGGTACCGGCTTCATCGGCACGAATCTGTGTGCGGAACTGGCCGAGCGCGGCCACGAGGTAACGGCGCTGTCACGGTCCCCGGCCGACGACCTCCCAGCGGGCGTCGATTCGGCCATGGGCGACGTCGGCGCGTACGATTCGATCGTCGAGACGGTCGCGGACCACGACGCGGTCGTCAACCTCGTGTCCCTCTCGCCGCTGTACCAGCCTCCCCGCGGGAAGACGCACGATGCGGTCCACCTCGGTGGGACGGAGAACCTCGTCCGCGCCGCCGAAGCCGGCGACGTCGACCGGTTCCTGCAGATGAGCGGACTCGGGGCCGATCCGAACGCCACTACCGCCTTCCTTCGCGCCAAGGGGAAGGCGGAGGAGGTCGTCAGGGACTCGTCTCTCGAGTGGACGATCGTTCGTCCCTCGGTCGTCTTCGGCGAGGGCGCCGAGTTCACCAACTTCACGAAGACGGTAACAACGCCGCGCGTGACGGCCCTTCCCGGGGGCGGGGAGACCCGGTTTCAGCCGATCTGGGTCGGCGACCTCGTCCCGCTGCTGGCCACCGTCCTGGAAGACGACGCCCACGTCGGCGAGACCTACGAGGTCGCCGGCCCGCAGGTCCTCTCCCTCGCGGACGTGACGGAACTCGTCTACGAAGCCGAGGGGAAAGACGTCACGATCGTCCCCGTTCCGATGGCCGTTTCCAAACTCGGATTGGCCGCGGTCGGCCCCGTTCCGTTCGTTCCGTTCGGTCCCGATCAGGCGCGGTCGCTCGAGGTCGACAATACCGTCTCGGACAACGACGTGACCGCGTTCGGTCGCGATCCGGCCGAGTTGCTGACCCTCGGCGAACAGCTCGGTCTCGACCCGTCGAGCGCGGACGAGAGACCGGTGCAAACGACCTGA
- the tmk gene encoding dTMP kinase — protein sequence MLVTLEGLDGSGKTTVWKALHERYPDATFTREPTNSWYGDAVYRSIEDDDADPLAELFLYTADHADHLSRVIEPALERGDLVVSDRYSDSRFAYQGATLEAADAHGLADPLEYVVDVHRPFSIEPTLTVYLDLDPETAAARAGTTNKFERAEYLASVRDNYERLIERDPDRFARVDATQSPDAVLEAVTDALAAAVSESR from the coding sequence ATGCTCGTCACGCTCGAGGGGTTAGATGGCAGCGGCAAGACGACGGTCTGGAAGGCCTTACACGAGCGCTATCCGGACGCCACGTTTACGCGCGAACCGACGAACTCGTGGTACGGCGACGCCGTCTATCGCTCGATCGAGGACGACGACGCGGATCCGCTCGCCGAACTCTTTCTCTACACCGCCGATCACGCCGATCACCTCTCGCGAGTGATCGAACCCGCACTCGAGCGCGGCGACCTCGTGGTCTCCGATCGGTACTCCGACTCCCGGTTCGCCTATCAGGGCGCGACCCTCGAGGCGGCCGACGCCCACGGCCTCGCGGACCCGCTCGAGTACGTCGTGGACGTCCATCGGCCGTTTTCGATCGAACCGACGCTGACGGTCTACCTCGATCTCGATCCCGAAACGGCCGCGGCGCGAGCGGGCACGACGAACAAGTTCGAGCGGGCCGAGTACCTCGCGTCGGTTCGCGACAACTACGAACGGCTGATCGAGCGTGACCCCGATCGATTCGCTCGCGTCGACGCGACTCAGTCGCCGGACGCCGTTCTCGAGGCGGTGACCGATGCACTCGCGGCGGCCGTCTCCGAGTCGCGATAA
- a CDS encoding Lrp/AsnC family transcriptional regulator produces MVHAFIMVKTAAGKSEGLLAEIGDLESVTAAHIVAGNYDIIAEIDAPEVYDVLQTVSSSIQGLSGVTDTKTYIAMG; encoded by the coding sequence ATGGTCCACGCGTTCATCATGGTGAAGACGGCCGCCGGGAAATCCGAGGGTCTCCTCGCGGAGATCGGCGACCTCGAGTCGGTCACCGCCGCCCATATCGTCGCGGGTAACTACGACATCATCGCGGAAATCGACGCGCCCGAAGTCTACGACGTGTTACAGACCGTCTCCTCGAGCATTCAGGGCCTCAGCGGTGTCACCGACACGAAAACGTACATCGCGATGGGGTAG
- a CDS encoding potassium channel family protein codes for MRFVIIGAGRVGLRTARVLRDEGHELTLVERDDRRVRRARTQEFTVIDGDGSREDVLEEAGVTTADAVGALTGDLNVNFTACMIANHYGCRTVMRIDEAYREGIYRKYADQVDEVVYPERLGAIGAKNALLGGTIRAIADIAPHLQVVELTITDSAPVNGYTISELQLPADATVLAFGKRDRPLGIPDPDLSLEVGDRLVVLADFDVLSDVRQLLVGETAGQAAANSGAGSAATKLEPDTDTGGVN; via the coding sequence ATGCGGTTCGTGATTATCGGGGCCGGACGGGTCGGTTTGCGTACGGCACGCGTCCTGCGTGACGAGGGCCACGAGCTAACGCTAGTCGAACGTGACGACAGGCGGGTCAGGCGCGCCCGTACGCAGGAGTTCACCGTCATCGACGGCGATGGGTCCCGCGAAGACGTTCTCGAGGAGGCAGGCGTCACGACGGCCGACGCCGTGGGTGCGTTGACCGGGGACTTAAACGTCAACTTCACGGCCTGTATGATCGCTAACCATTACGGCTGTCGGACGGTCATGCGGATCGACGAAGCCTATCGCGAGGGGATCTACCGAAAGTACGCCGATCAGGTCGACGAAGTGGTTTACCCCGAACGTCTCGGAGCGATCGGCGCGAAAAACGCCCTGCTCGGCGGAACCATCCGCGCCATCGCCGACATCGCGCCGCACCTGCAGGTCGTCGAACTCACGATCACCGATTCGGCCCCCGTCAACGGGTATACGATCAGCGAACTGCAGTTGCCGGCCGACGCGACCGTCCTCGCGTTCGGCAAGCGCGACCGGCCGCTTGGCATCCCGGACCCCGACCTGTCGCTCGAGGTCGGCGACCGACTCGTCGTCCTCGCGGATTTCGACGTCTTGAGCGACGTCCGCCAGCTGCTGGTCGGCGAGACGGCCGGCCAGGCAGCCGCGAATTCGGGTGCCGGGTCGGCGGCGACGAAACTCGAGCCGGATACTGACACTGGAGGTGTCAACTGA
- a CDS encoding Lrp/AsnC family transcriptional regulator: MVTAFVMIKANTGEADRLKESIDAIAGVQSVHIVAGDVDLIAKAQVETPAEVKEIAATRIQAVDGVEDTQTYIAMD; encoded by the coding sequence ATGGTCACGGCATTCGTTATGATCAAAGCAAACACTGGAGAGGCGGATCGACTCAAAGAGAGCATCGACGCTATCGCAGGTGTGCAGTCGGTTCATATCGTTGCCGGCGACGTCGACCTCATCGCGAAAGCGCAGGTCGAAACGCCGGCCGAGGTCAAAGAGATCGCGGCCACTCGAATCCAGGCCGTCGACGGCGTCGAAGACACGCAGACGTACATCGCGATGGACTAA
- a CDS encoding AAA family ATPase, giving the protein MIVAICGPPGAGKTTIATLVRDRLASSDSPVRLFHSDDFSSRTDERLAERVADAPPTGITLVDGTFYRRPWQTRFRALGDLRFVLVTAGLETCLDRNRHRTNPIDEQGVHVVYREFDEPDADLVVDTDECGPEDAADRVLAALEMWAD; this is encoded by the coding sequence GTGATCGTTGCGATCTGTGGGCCACCGGGTGCGGGCAAGACCACTATCGCGACCCTGGTCCGGGATCGACTCGCGTCGAGCGACAGCCCCGTCCGGCTGTTTCACTCGGACGACTTCTCGAGTCGGACCGACGAACGACTGGCCGAGCGGGTCGCCGATGCGCCGCCGACGGGGATTACGCTCGTCGACGGGACGTTCTACCGCCGACCGTGGCAAACGCGGTTTCGGGCGCTCGGCGATCTCCGGTTCGTCCTGGTGACTGCCGGCCTCGAGACGTGCCTCGATCGAAACCGACACCGTACGAATCCGATCGACGAGCAGGGAGTGCACGTGGTCTATCGGGAGTTCGACGAACCCGACGCCGACCTCGTGGTCGACACCGACGAATGCGGTCCCGAAGACGCGGCCGACAGGGTTCTCGCTGCGCTCGAGATGTGGGCCGATTGA
- a CDS encoding DUF5787 family protein — MTLRAETEFSFELRTCRWVEREWQSDAADRALVVARQLGTKRRRWDTIVLECDPDGLRRRATFGPDRLDSDLLHVVRNAPAEWTYYRETLPHPGYPWRYVREAIHRADDRGILETRRNGNRIEIRRKREYPDWLERIVAIENKPDLDKSAARALASQLEYDVAMGLADEVWVATRATGERVEPVLFEGVPVEVGILALDPEALTGEVAWHPRALAADEPGTRILERPDGGTHDGSAARFEYVDPETKADTRLAIAERAYERGWRSFVDTMRPDCRHFQLRAADSRQAVPYCAANGRAQTAAECSGGCADFEPEPPAWRTRGWPIEGGPGKRSQKLLEERRRRRRPGL, encoded by the coding sequence GTGACTCTCCGGGCAGAGACCGAATTCTCGTTCGAACTCCGGACGTGTCGATGGGTCGAACGGGAGTGGCAATCCGACGCGGCCGACCGCGCGCTCGTCGTCGCTCGACAGCTCGGAACGAAACGACGCCGCTGGGACACCATCGTCCTCGAGTGCGATCCCGACGGGCTCCGTCGACGGGCGACGTTCGGCCCCGATCGGCTCGATAGCGATTTGCTTCACGTCGTCCGGAACGCCCCCGCCGAGTGGACGTATTACCGCGAGACGCTTCCACATCCCGGCTACCCGTGGCGGTACGTCCGCGAGGCGATTCACCGCGCCGACGACCGCGGGATCCTCGAGACGAGACGGAACGGCAACCGGATCGAAATTCGACGGAAACGGGAGTATCCCGACTGGCTCGAGCGGATCGTCGCGATCGAGAACAAACCCGACCTGGACAAGAGCGCGGCTCGAGCGCTCGCCTCCCAGCTCGAGTACGACGTCGCGATGGGGCTTGCCGACGAAGTCTGGGTTGCGACCCGTGCGACCGGCGAGCGCGTCGAACCGGTTCTCTTCGAAGGGGTCCCGGTCGAGGTCGGCATCCTCGCGCTCGATCCCGAGGCGCTGACGGGGGAGGTCGCCTGGCACCCGCGCGCGCTGGCAGCCGACGAGCCGGGAACACGGATCCTCGAGCGGCCCGACGGCGGGACGCACGACGGTTCAGCGGCTCGATTCGAATACGTCGATCCCGAGACGAAAGCCGACACCCGACTCGCGATCGCCGAGCGCGCGTACGAACGCGGCTGGCGCTCGTTCGTCGACACGATGCGCCCGGACTGCCGGCACTTCCAGTTACGGGCCGCCGACTCGCGTCAGGCGGTTCCCTATTGCGCCGCCAACGGTCGCGCCCAGACGGCCGCCGAGTGTTCCGGCGGCTGTGCCGACTTCGAGCCCGAACCACCGGCGTGGCGCACCCGCGGCTGGCCGATCGAAGGCGGGCCGGGAAAACGGTCCCAGAAACTCCTCGAGGAGCGCCGTCGACGGCGGCGGCCGGGGCTGTAA
- a CDS encoding DUF5797 family protein: protein MALSDEATERLADVVELQPTKNAELQDRWGMESGSEVHQYLENELGDYYFRDDNSLIRATADAAELVDVEPGVESDEDDGIPSRIRVPELQARIVEVLAGPDEESESVVSVLHKLRDAYDVDPDAEDVRSGLQSLRRKGVVEVEYRTVPTFRLALERDGLEVGVSD, encoded by the coding sequence ATGGCGCTCTCTGATGAGGCAACTGAACGGTTGGCGGACGTGGTGGAGCTACAGCCGACGAAGAACGCCGAGCTCCAGGACCGATGGGGGATGGAAAGCGGGAGCGAAGTCCACCAGTACCTCGAGAACGAACTCGGGGACTACTATTTCAGAGACGACAACAGTCTGATCCGCGCGACCGCCGACGCGGCGGAACTCGTCGACGTGGAGCCGGGCGTCGAAAGCGACGAGGACGACGGGATTCCCTCGCGAATCCGCGTTCCAGAACTACAGGCTCGGATCGTCGAGGTGCTCGCCGGCCCCGACGAAGAATCAGAGAGCGTGGTCTCCGTGCTGCACAAGCTCCGGGACGCGTACGACGTCGATCCCGACGCGGAGGACGTCCGCTCCGGACTCCAGAGCCTGCGTCGCAAGGGCGTCGTCGAAGTCGAGTACCGAACCGTCCCGACGTTCCGACTGGCCCTCGAGCGCGACGGTCTCGAGGTCGGCGTCTCCGACTGA
- a CDS encoding epoxide hydrolase family protein, which yields MTTEDDEAIRPFEVAVEPTEIDDLRTRLARTRWPDQLPDAGWAYGTEREYLRELCEYWREEFDWSAFETRLNRFDQYVTTIDGQRVHFYHVRSPEPDATPLVLNHGWPGSVAEFLDVLGPLADPATHGGDPSAAFHVVAPSLPGFGFSGPTREQGYDVPAMTDVVAELMERLGYDRYVAQGGDWGAMVTTLLGANYPDRLDAIHTNMLFLSPASLAVDDPMELLDEGERAEYRETAEFLDEETAYYEIQATKPQSLAYGLTDSPAGLAAWIVEKFRTWSDCDGDLESRFDRDRLLDNVSVYWLTETINSSMRVYYETDVEAASPSSVDVPTGHARYPAEVYKTPRGWAEDVYDIARWTEMPEGGHFAAMEVPDLFVDDLRSFVADVG from the coding sequence ATGACGACGGAAGACGACGAGGCGATCCGGCCGTTCGAGGTCGCAGTCGAGCCGACGGAGATCGACGACCTCCGGACGCGACTGGCGCGGACGCGCTGGCCGGATCAACTCCCCGACGCAGGATGGGCGTACGGGACGGAGCGGGAGTATCTACGGGAACTCTGTGAGTACTGGCGCGAGGAGTTCGACTGGTCGGCGTTCGAGACCCGACTCAATCGATTCGACCAGTACGTCACGACGATCGACGGCCAGCGGGTCCACTTCTACCACGTCCGTTCGCCGGAGCCGGACGCGACACCGCTCGTCTTGAACCACGGCTGGCCCGGTTCGGTCGCCGAGTTTCTCGACGTCCTCGGACCGCTCGCCGATCCGGCGACCCACGGCGGCGATCCGTCGGCGGCGTTCCACGTCGTGGCCCCGTCGCTCCCCGGATTCGGGTTTTCAGGCCCCACTCGAGAGCAGGGATACGACGTGCCGGCGATGACGGACGTCGTCGCCGAACTGATGGAGCGACTCGGCTACGACCGCTACGTCGCACAGGGCGGCGACTGGGGGGCCATGGTCACGACTCTGCTGGGCGCGAACTACCCCGACCGCCTGGACGCGATTCACACGAATATGCTATTTCTGAGTCCCGCATCGCTGGCGGTCGACGACCCGATGGAGTTGCTCGACGAGGGGGAGCGAGCCGAGTACCGAGAGACCGCCGAATTCCTCGACGAGGAGACCGCCTACTACGAAATTCAGGCGACCAAGCCCCAGAGCCTGGCGTACGGGCTGACGGACTCGCCGGCCGGACTCGCGGCCTGGATCGTCGAGAAGTTCCGGACCTGGAGCGACTGCGACGGCGACCTCGAGTCCCGGTTCGACCGCGACCGCCTGCTCGATAACGTGAGCGTCTACTGGCTCACGGAGACGATTAACTCCTCGATGCGGGTGTACTACGAAACGGACGTCGAGGCGGCGTCGCCGAGCTCCGTCGACGTTCCGACAGGTCACGCCCGCTACCCGGCCGAGGTGTACAAAACGCCCCGCGGCTGGGCGGAGGACGTATACGACATCGCGCGTTGGACCGAAATGCCCGAGGGAGGCCACTTCGCGGCGATGGAGGTCCCCGACCTGTTCGTCGACGATCTGCGCAGCTTCGTCGCCGACGTCGGGTAG
- a CDS encoding MFS transporter — protein sequence MRRVVDRLVAPFAVDRRVLALAGARMADGIGNSFLIIVIPLYVTSGIVSGSAFGLGDSLIIGLILSVFGFLNSSFQPFTGRLSDRLGRRKPFILVGLAGLALTNAAYVFAETYVSLLVIRGLQGVSVAFIIPSSVALVNELATAGDRGGNMGVYNTFRLIGFGAGPAVAGAVVNLGPYALPGGVTVNGFDAAFYIATVAATTSYALVTVLVSDPESTVANAGADLSIPILDRSGTNLLDPIFTLGVASFFMATSIALFATLQPQVNPRLDQGATWFGLQFAAFIIAQVALQTPIGRACDRYGRRPFIVAGMVFLVPTTLAQGFIMSSVLMFLARLFQGVAAAMVFAPSLALAGDLAGEGESGSKLSILTMAFGYGIAAGPLSSGALVRFDFEVPFVFGSALAVLGAILVYTQVEETLETTASVPVVGSD from the coding sequence ATGCGAAGAGTCGTGGATCGGCTCGTAGCGCCGTTTGCCGTCGATCGGCGGGTACTCGCGCTGGCGGGGGCGCGGATGGCCGACGGGATCGGAAACTCGTTTCTGATCATCGTGATCCCGCTGTACGTGACGAGCGGGATCGTTAGCGGGTCGGCGTTCGGGCTCGGGGACTCGTTGATTATCGGGCTCATTCTCTCGGTATTCGGGTTTCTCAACAGTAGTTTCCAGCCATTTACCGGCCGACTGTCGGATCGACTCGGCCGACGGAAACCCTTCATTCTGGTCGGGCTCGCCGGACTGGCGCTGACAAACGCCGCGTACGTCTTCGCGGAAACGTACGTCTCGCTGCTCGTCATCCGCGGATTGCAGGGCGTCAGCGTCGCGTTCATCATTCCGTCGTCGGTCGCGCTCGTAAACGAACTCGCCACGGCCGGAGACCGCGGCGGAAACATGGGCGTCTACAACACGTTCCGGCTGATCGGATTCGGTGCTGGACCGGCGGTCGCGGGTGCGGTCGTCAATCTCGGCCCTTACGCGCTCCCCGGCGGGGTGACGGTCAACGGGTTCGACGCCGCGTTCTACATCGCCACGGTCGCCGCCACGACGAGCTACGCCCTCGTGACGGTACTCGTCTCCGATCCGGAGTCGACCGTCGCGAACGCCGGTGCGGACCTCTCGATTCCGATCCTCGACCGATCCGGGACGAACCTGCTCGACCCGATTTTCACGCTCGGCGTCGCGTCGTTTTTCATGGCGACGTCGATCGCCCTCTTTGCGACCCTTCAACCGCAGGTCAACCCCCGGCTCGATCAGGGCGCGACCTGGTTCGGCCTCCAGTTCGCCGCGTTCATCATCGCCCAGGTCGCGCTCCAGACGCCGATCGGGCGGGCCTGCGATCGGTACGGCCGCCGGCCGTTCATCGTCGCCGGAATGGTGTTTCTCGTCCCGACGACCCTCGCGCAGGGATTTATCATGTCCTCGGTGCTGATGTTCCTGGCCCGATTGTTCCAGGGCGTCGCCGCCGCGATGGTGTTTGCCCCATCGCTAGCGCTCGCGGGCGACCTCGCCGGCGAGGGCGAGTCCGGGTCGAAACTGTCGATCCTCACGATGGCCTTCGGGTACGGAATCGCCGCCGGTCCGCTTTCCTCTGGCGCGCTGGTCAGGTTCGACTTCGAGGTCCCCTTCGTTTTCGGCTCCGCGCTCGCCGTCCTGGGAGCGATCCTGGTCTATACGCAGGTCGAGGAGACCCTCGAGACGACGGCTTCCGTGCCGGTCGTCGGAAGCGATTGA
- a CDS encoding transcription factor S — protein sequence MEFCDECGSMMKADDGIWKCGSCGFTKPKGDAAEYTLTEDQEASEIIESSEETSLPETDAICPECGNDRAYWYMQQIRSADESETRFFICTECEYKWREDDN from the coding sequence ATGGAATTTTGCGACGAATGCGGTTCGATGATGAAAGCCGACGACGGCATCTGGAAGTGCGGTAGTTGCGGTTTCACGAAGCCGAAAGGCGACGCCGCCGAGTACACGCTCACGGAAGATCAGGAGGCGAGCGAGATAATCGAGTCCTCCGAGGAGACCTCGCTGCCCGAGACCGACGCGATCTGCCCGGAATGTGGCAACGACCGCGCGTACTGGTACATGCAACAGATTCGCTCGGCGGACGAATCCGAGACCCGCTTTTTCATCTGCACAGAGTGCGAGTACAAGTGGCGGGAAGACGACAACTAA
- a CDS encoding methyltransferase domain-containing protein, with translation MPRVNGSDDADDDTASTDSEGDRIPVLLVRGDREYLVEPGDEMGTDLGVLEVPEEVQPGDTLETHLGDEFRVRRLRGPDLFHHFERTGAPMIPRDIGLVIGETGIAGGDRVLDAGTGTGVLAASMARAGASVVTYERDPEFADVARENMALGGVADAVEVRTGDVTEEFEALEPASFDVCTLDTGDAPAVVERAPDLLVDGGFVAVYSPFVESTREVAETAREAGLSAVTTRETIQREMQFDERGSRPSTAPVGHTGYLTVARNE, from the coding sequence ATCCCTCGAGTGAACGGATCAGACGACGCGGACGACGACACCGCGAGCACCGACAGCGAAGGCGACCGCATTCCGGTCTTGCTCGTTCGCGGCGACCGCGAGTACCTCGTCGAGCCGGGCGACGAGATGGGAACCGACCTCGGCGTCCTCGAGGTCCCAGAGGAGGTCCAACCGGGCGACACCCTCGAGACCCATCTGGGCGACGAATTTCGGGTCCGTCGATTGCGGGGACCGGACCTCTTCCATCACTTCGAGCGGACGGGCGCGCCGATGATCCCCCGCGATATCGGGCTGGTGATCGGCGAGACGGGAATCGCAGGCGGCGACCGCGTGCTCGACGCCGGGACCGGAACGGGCGTCCTCGCCGCGTCGATGGCCCGCGCCGGCGCCTCGGTCGTGACCTACGAGCGCGACCCCGAGTTCGCCGACGTCGCCCGCGAGAACATGGCCCTCGGCGGCGTCGCCGACGCCGTCGAGGTCCGAACCGGCGACGTGACCGAGGAGTTCGAGGCCCTCGAGCCCGCGTCGTTCGATGTCTGCACCCTCGATACCGGCGACGCGCCGGCGGTCGTCGAACGCGCCCCCGACCTGCTCGTCGACGGCGGCTTCGTCGCGGTCTACAGCCCGTTCGTCGAGTCGACCCGCGAGGTCGCGGAGACGGCTCGCGAAGCCGGCCTCTCGGCCGTCACTACTCGAGAGACGATCCAGCGCGAGATGCAATTCGACGAACGGGGCTCGAGGCCATCGACCGCGCCCGTCGGTCACACCGGCTATCTGACGGTCGCGCGCAACGAGTAG
- a CDS encoding nascent polypeptide-associated complex protein — MFGGGGGLNPRKMEQMMEQMGIDVEDIDAEEVIIRTAEYDLVFNNAEVTKMDARGQETYQVIGSPEEVEAGSAGESAGSDESDAGPSIPDDDVELVAMRADVSEDEARAALEDNDGDLAAAVESLE, encoded by the coding sequence ATGTTCGGAGGAGGTGGCGGACTCAACCCGCGCAAGATGGAACAGATGATGGAACAGATGGGAATCGACGTCGAGGACATCGACGCCGAAGAGGTCATCATCCGCACCGCGGAGTACGATCTCGTCTTCAACAACGCCGAAGTCACCAAGATGGACGCCCGCGGCCAGGAGACGTACCAGGTCATCGGCTCGCCAGAAGAGGTCGAAGCCGGCTCGGCCGGCGAAAGCGCCGGAAGCGACGAGAGCGACGCCGGACCGTCGATCCCGGACGACGACGTCGAACTCGTCGCCATGCGAGCCGACGTCAGCGAGGACGAGGCCCGCGCGGCCCTGGAAGACAACGACGGCGACCTCGCCGCGGCGGTCGAATCCCTCGAGTGA